The sequence below is a genomic window from Plectropomus leopardus isolate mb unplaced genomic scaffold, YSFRI_Pleo_2.0 unplaced_scaffold8003, whole genome shotgun sequence.
cacacacacacacacacacacacacacacacacacacacacacacacggcaacAGTGACACAAAAGAGCACTCAGTAAAAATCACACAGTAATCGATGTTCAAAATAGTTGATTTATTGTGTTAtcccgactaaaactggactttaaaactatatgtaaaaatgttagTTTGACTGAAATTTGACTAAATCGAATCTCTCATAACAGACCCAGATAATACGATTGGAAgcacagtcccacaacaccggtaaaaaattaagtgatgtcctgctgtggacggagCTACAGCAAAAGATATTTTagctactgaaaaaaaaatcactatcaATCAATATCAACACTAAGCATAAACTTATtctgatatagattttttttttttggttgcttcaAACAAACGAATgtaggcagagtttgctcagcgccTTTTGATTATTTGTAGAACCCAACTGATATGTCAGTCAACCGATATTATCAACCAATATGAGCCTTTCACAGACATATCGGAAATATCTGCATCGGCGGATTTTTTTCCCGATATGCACCAATaagaaaacgttttttaaagaccatataatgcagaaaatgatgctTGGGTAGTTAAGAAATAGTCAGCAATTGACTTATACTGAACAGTGTACtgacaaaattatcttttaccatatatatttactttaataacCTTATAATCACGTTATATTCATGTATAATCTTATATTAACCTTTGAAATAACCTGAAGTGAACTCAAATGAACTTGTGTAAAATCATCTTACTAACTGTCCTTGAAGTTTCATTGATGAGATAAAAACTTGCTGTTGCTGGAAAAAGGAGACAGATGTTCTTTGTTTCAGTATATCTTATCTTAGTGGAGGTAACCTCCCGTATTCTTCTGGCACTGTGTTGTTCAGTTAGAAATATGTGACTGAATGAGATCGTCTTTGTCAGAAAGCTTGCACCTCTTGGTGTTTGTGCTGTCCTTTCAGCTGAAATAGATTTGATTCTGTTAGACTCTcctcttattcttttttatcactctaataaatatacaaaagacaGCTGCTTTTGTATCGCCATTTATTCCTTCACTTCTCCGCAAGTGCAGTAATTTCCaccaaaaatggtttaaaaatcggtactgatgtgtatttagctatttattgtatttattctttatttatggtCAAAATTAATGGTCAAAAAGTCCATACAgcactgatgtttattttatttttatattcttctttatattcctttgtttgtttgtaatgttgaatcagtaaattgttaaataaaagttgtttaagAAAGCAGCATGATTTCTGTTCAAGAAAGccatgagcaacaaaagaagaaatgctccccaaaattagcaagacattagtaaaaagtacaataaaaaattaccacaaaattatgaaatcaacaacaacaaagcaaacctgagaaaatgacctgggaaaggtgcctaaaaatattaattcaaaacacattattatgataattatacaatttttctgtagcttttttgttatttccccCAGAGACACTTTTCCCTCGCGTTTTTAAAATAGTACTCCACAATATCAATTTAATAGGCACAACATATCTTTTATAAGATGCACATTTGTgggtgttttatttctttttagagGGAAACATTATTTCACCTTGGTGAGAACCAAATGGGAAAGGTATAAGGGTTGTGaaaagagttttgttttgtttgtttatagtaGCAGCCACAGGATCACAGGGTCACAGGGTCACAGGGTCATAGGGTCACAGGGCAGGAGGAAAACCACAATACAGACAACATGAGCACATATATGataatgtatgtatatttttgtatactTGAGTATCTTGTTTATGTCTGCTCTTTTATACTGTCCGAAGCCATGTACTGCTGCTTCAACttgaaaagtgaaataaatctttaaaaaactgcccccccccaaaaaaatagtATTCTGATTCTACCAATTTGTGAagtatttcttaccaagttgctcattcccttttcccaaagtttttgaaagaaaatgcaccactttgctctgggttcaagggttaaaatacttgtaaaaagcatctgaaaacagcacaagaaaagggatgttGTGCCGCGTTTCAAAGGTTTAGGCAGCAGCACAGGCCAAGTAGAGAGACTATTGAAAGGTTCAagcttttgattttgtgttcatCAACGTTTGTGCTAATTCTCCTTAAGATGGTACATCGTTAACACAAGTACTTTTCACCAGTGATTACAAGTAGTGTGCAAATGCTGCTCAAGAAATACAACCTCCGCCTAATGGATGCCTGTAATTTAAGGTCAACTTTTACAAGTCATAACTTTTTGTATGGCCGATCCATCTACTCTACAAATTTGTCCCAAAAGCTATAAAAGTCCACCTGACTAGATTTTCCGCTGTTTCTAATTttattagaaacacattttttaaaatctcttccTATAAACTGTAGCTCTGAATTTGTACAAAAGTTTTAGCGGATCGTTATCTGACCAAACTTATCAAAAGCTTGCTGATGAAACGtgtcaccttaaaaaaaagagcaaacagaAGATAAGCCATGACTGATCTTACCATGTCCTGTTCAGTCTTGGTGGTGACTCTGCTGCTTCCCTCTGTGCTTCTCAGCACATCGATGAAGTCTTTCTTGGAGACAGACGAGAGAAGCTTGGCCTTCTTCCTCTCCGAGCCCCCGACTTCCTTCACCTTGTTATCGATAGTcttctggtgtttcctcacagCGTTGAAAAGCTGCACCACCCCTCTgaggaggaaaacacacacacgggcatCAGCACTGAAACCTGTTTCTGAGAATGTTAAACAGCCTCACAGTAAAGATATACAAACCTGGTAGCAATTCTCTGCAGAGCTCTTTCAGCCTCGCGGTCCTTTACAATGTCAGGTTTCTCCCGACACATCATCTCCCACGCTCGCTTCTTGTCGACCTGATGGACACACGTTCAAAACACACGATCACATTTCGCGTCCCAAACCTTTCATACTCGAAAGCATGACACCCAGTTCACATTGGACGCAGAAGCAGTGGATGAGCGTAGCTGAAcctgttgttttggggtttttttagtGCCAGCGGTAACAAGTCAGAGCAGCCACAAtgcctgcatgagcagcgctgctcagacACGTCTCAGCTGCCTGTCACATCTAAAGAAACTGTGGCTTGATGATTATTTTCACGTGCTGTGCGTGGctgttgacaaaaacagactGGTGTGGTGTTCTGATAATCATATTGCCTCcataccactttttactgcagtttaaaagtctctctctgtcacagagatgagaaaatacaaaaggtgtctgttttactcaaacttccctacttgtttcaaagtaaaagtcctctgacaacgtACCTattgacagaatcccatcagttctTGACGTAgagcattttattgtgaaatattcatAGGACCGTGCTGTTGACAAAGCAGAAGCTGCACAATTTCATAAATAGAGTGCAATCTGTGctcataaatgtggaaatacagaactcatagcagcaggcagccctgcagaagcatCACAGCCACGACGCTGTCAGTGTAAACATCACAAGCGTGGAACATGCTGCAGTTTGGCGAGGCTTCCGTCACGCACTGCTTCTGTGTCCAATGTGAATCCAGCGTTACACAAAACCACCAGTTTGCATCTGTTGCTGCAGCTTGTCCAATAtttccccaaaaaagaaaattttggaCCAGctgagatttgtttttataaaatatatatcaacTCATGTGCATCctatgtaattgtaattttaaagaaaatatacaaactcttatgatttaaaaaaaatatcgcAACATTgtagaaaagctgctgtgaatcaggcatttcaggctgcatcaatcacaaaaacagtgtTAAAGATTCCAGGTGGAGCAAGCCATGGTATATCAAGTATATCTGATAAATGTCTCATCCCTGTGGGACACACTGAGAGACTCgccaataaagaaaatgaaagccGTCCTTCCGTGTGCTCGTTacctgtttctttctctccagctgttcctgtctttctttctccttctgctTGTCCAGCTCTTTGTTCTTCACCAGGATGCTATTTTTGCTCTCAGGGGTTTTCTTCCCCAGGATCTTTGCCATGGCCTCAGCCCACCCAGCATTGGCGTTGCCGTCATCTCCCTCCTCATCCGCTCCTCCATCTTcatcctctgcctcctccccaTCACTTCCTCCTTCACTGTCTCTGTCGTTTTCTCCTCCATCGCTCGCATCATCATCTGACCTTTCGTCATTGCTGTCTCCGTCAGGATCACTCTGGTCATCGTTGTCCTCAGACTGAGGCTCTGCATCGTCTGctgatacacacaaacataaaccaaTGAGtgagtttaca
It includes:
- the LOC121940212 gene encoding RRP15-like protein isoform X2, with protein sequence MCDSMMAALIETHVQLSDDAEPQSEDNDDQSDPDGDSNDERSDDDASDGGENDRDSEGGSDGEEAEDEDGGADEEGDDGNANAGWAEAMAKILGKKTPESKNSILVKNKELDKQKEKERQEQLERKKQVDKKRAWEMMCREKPDIVKDREAERALQRIATRGVVQLFNAVRKHQKTIDNKVKEVGGSERKKAKLLSSVSKKDFIDVLRSTEGSSRVTTKTEQDMVK
- the LOC121940212 gene encoding RRP15-like protein isoform X1, coding for MCDSMMAALIETHVQLSADDAEPQSEDNDDQSDPDGDSNDERSDDDASDGGENDRDSEGGSDGEEAEDEDGGADEEGDDGNANAGWAEAMAKILGKKTPESKNSILVKNKELDKQKEKERQEQLERKKQVDKKRAWEMMCREKPDIVKDREAERALQRIATRGVVQLFNAVRKHQKTIDNKVKEVGGSERKKAKLLSSVSKKDFIDVLRSTEGSSRVTTKTEQDMVK